A single window of Acidobacteriota bacterium DNA harbors:
- a CDS encoding OmpH family outer membrane protein — MNRTYARLALVLALALSLTALAQTSRAAASPAASPASPAPSVQSGRIGIINIKGAIVASNEGQRDFEALQKRFDPKNSELKSRNDEIEGLKRQLQTQGEKMNEQARAALVAQVTQKQTALKRFVEDTQADLNGQQNQLAGTIGGKLMKTLDRYARDNAFALVLDYSSDQSAVLWVGQGVDITEAVIQAYNAESGVPAQPKSTAGPSASRPAPKPATTTPAKPR, encoded by the coding sequence ATGAATCGCACGTACGCACGTCTCGCCCTGGTCCTCGCCCTCGCGCTCTCGCTCACCGCACTGGCGCAGACCAGCCGCGCCGCCGCATCGCCTGCTGCCTCGCCTGCTTCGCCTGCTCCATCCGTGCAGTCGGGCAGGATCGGCATCATCAACATCAAAGGGGCGATCGTCGCCTCCAACGAAGGGCAGCGCGATTTCGAGGCGCTGCAAAAGCGCTTCGATCCCAAGAACTCCGAACTCAAGTCGCGGAACGACGAGATCGAAGGCCTGAAGCGGCAGCTGCAGACGCAGGGCGAGAAGATGAACGAACAAGCCCGCGCCGCGCTCGTGGCACAAGTCACGCAGAAGCAGACCGCGCTCAAGCGCTTCGTCGAAGATACCCAGGCCGACCTCAACGGACAGCAGAACCAGCTGGCCGGGACGATCGGTGGGAAACTGATGAAGACGCTCGATCGGTACGCGCGCGACAACGCCTTTGCGCTGGTGCTCGATTACTCGAGCGACCAGAGCGCAGTGCTGTGGGTCGGTCAGGGCGTCGATATCACCGAGGCCGTGATCCAGGCTTACAACGCGGAGTCGGGCGTCCCGGCACAACCCAAGTCGACGGCGGGACCGTCGGCGTCGAGACCCGCGCCCAAGCCCGCGACCACGACACCGGCCAAGCCCCGCTAG